CATGTTATTATTTCGATTTCCTGTTAAAGAGTACATAGCTAAATTTTGTTTATCATCGTTTATTCTTGCTCTTGTTTCTAACACTCTTCAAGTAGAATCTTTACAAAATATTTCGCCACTAATTAATGTGTTTTTATTGATTTTTCTGCTATCCATTATTCTTAGAATTAGATTATTCCATTCGATTATTATGGTAGTTATCTCCTATTTAACGTATACATTAGTGCAGTGGTTGCTGCTGACGATATTTATTAAGCTTGGTTTATATGAAGAAATAAAACCATATACATCTAGTGGATACGTTCTTCAAGCTGCATCCGGCATTTGCTTAGTTTTGATTTCCTTGTTTATCTATTTTACTAAAGGCGGGTTCAGTTATATTCAATCTAGTAGTCGCTTTTTTAAAGATGAGATAAAGGGAAATCGAATGTTCACCGTAACTTTAGTTCTCTCTTTGTTTGTCGTTTTCGTAGTGAACGGAATGTACATTGGTTCTGTAGGCTTACCCTATTATTTTTACACTATTTCTATTATAATATTGTTAATCCTTGTCATATTAATTTATTTTTCGGTCCGAAAGGATAATAAAAATGATAAATAAATTATCAATGGCAATTGCCAGCTATCTTAAAAAAGTCGATTCGGAAAACACACCAAGTATTGATGTCATGAAATATTCTCTTTATGTTATTTTACATAGTTTGTTTACAATAATATGTATTTTTATCGCCTCTTTGCTGCTTGGTGAAGTAGCGGCTACTTTAGCAGGATTAGTTTATTTTATTCTATTGAGAATTTTTGCTGGCGGATTTCATTTGCATTCTTCGACTTGGTGCACTGTTTTATCCATTTCATTAATTTGTTTGGCTCCATTCATTGAATTTTCTCAAACATGGATCTTAATTATTAATATAGTGGCAGTTGGAATACTGTTCTTTTATGCACCAAGGAACTTTAAAGGGTACGCAAGAATTCCAGAGAAGTACTATCCCATTCTCAAGATAGTTGCTGTCCTTATCGGTGGAAGTAATTTTTATTGGCAAGATCCAACATTAGCGGCAATTCTAGTTTTACAATCCATATTGCTCATACCTAAAGAGAAGGGAGGGGAAGGACGATGAAGAAAAAATTATTGGTCCCAATTGCAAAGCTCCTAGGTTTGTTTGCAGTTGTATTCGTTAGTACTGCTTGCCTGTGGATTATGCACCGTCCAGAAGTGCCAGAAGAATTAAGATAACAATAATCTGAGGTAGAAGGAGATGAAATCATGACACAACAAATCCGATTATTGGATCGTGATGGGAATCCATGTACTGTAAATATTGAGGATTTAATCACGATAAAACCGACGTCGGATGGTCCTGTGTTCTACACGAAGGACGGCATGTATTTCTATCCGACCACATTGGATGAATTGCTTATCTTGTTTAAGGAAATAGGGTTCGAGCGTCTAGATCGAACGAACTTGGTTAATTTGAACCACGTTAAGGCTTTTGATCCTAAAGCTCGAAAGGTTTACTTTGAACAACCATGGAGTAAAGACAGCAAGTTTGCTACCGTTTCGGAAGCGAATATGAATAAAGTGGAACATCTGGCTAAAGAAGAAAATGCGAAGTACAAAGCATTTCCAAGACCATCCTTGTTCTGGAAAAAGTGAATCATATAGGTATACGGAATCATGAGCCAAACCTCCAAGGTTTGGTTTTTTCATGCTATTAACATAGATGTAACCTATAAAGTTTATAAATTTTATATATTTAACTTATAAGTGCCGACGTGATATAACAAGGATAATAACAATACTAAGGGAGATGATCGTAAATGGTGGATGCTAATGGGAAACAGAAGGTACATTGGAATGCAGATGGTTATGATGAATCGATGAGCTTTGTATCTGAGTACGGTGAGGGTATCATGAAAATGCTTAATCCTCAAAGGGGAGAAGCGATAGTTGATTTCGGATGTGGAACAGGGGATTTGGCAGCGCAAATTGCCGCTGAGGGAGCGAAAGTGAATGGCATAGATATTTCCCCGGAAATGATCGAAAAAGCGCGAAATAAATATCCTCACCTCAGCTTTCATTGTACGGACGGAATGCGCTGGGTACCGGAGCAAACCTATGATGCAGTATTCAGTAATGCCGCATTACATTGGATGAAGGATGAAAAAGCAGCAGTCTCTAGCATGACTGCTGCACTCAGAAGCGGTGGGAGGTTAATTGCAGAGTTTGGAGGACATCGTAATATAGAAGCAATTATTAGCGCGGTTAAGGAGACATTAATCAATCACAACCGTGAGGATGCATTTTTGATGCCATGGTATTTTCCGACAATCGGACAATATTCTTCATTGCTTGAGCTATTTGGAATGGAAGTACGAAGTGCTCAGCTATTTGATCGACCGACTCGACTTGAGAATGGGGAGAAAGGAATGCAAGTTTGGTTAGAGATGTTCGGATCAGCAATGTTCCCACAAGCGACGGTGGCAGAATCAGAAGATTGGATCGCCGAGGCTGTTGAACGATTGAAGGAGAAACAATATGCGCAAGGGACATGGATTGCAGATTATCGGCGAATACGAATATCTGCGATTAAATTGTAAATGGCTTTAGCACAATGGGATATAAATAACACTTTTTAGATCATTGACTTAGTCCATCAATTCAGGGAGAATGGGAACATCTTAGCTTAGTTGGGACGGTATAACATCATGAAACTTCTTAAAAGCTGGTATGGAATTCTAATACTAGCACTACCATCTTTATTTGCATTTGCAACACAAACCTTAACGGGTACGATAAACCTAATCATGGTAGGCGATCTTGGCTTTATAGTCATTGCCGTGGTTGGGGTTTCGAACATAATTATGTACAATGTGTTTGCGATTTTCTCGGGCATAGGTCATTCCGTTAATTACTTGGTCGCTCAGAATTTTGGTAATAATGATATGAAAAAAGGGATGCAGAGAACCTATCTGGCGCTTTTCGTCAGCTTTGGAGTAGCCCTTCTCATTGCTTTAGCCGGATGGCTAGCTGCTGATAGCGTTCTGAGATTAACCGGGGGATCAGAGGAATTGCTATCTACCGGTAACGAGTATTTAGAGCTACGGTTCTATGCAATGGCATTCGGTATTATTAGCTTCGTGTTTCATGGCTTCTTCCGTGGAGTTGGAGACACCAAAACATCCATGATTGTTTCCATTTTTGCAAATGTGCTAATGATTGGATTAACTTATGGGCTTACTTACGGTCACTGGGGCTTGCCTCAAATGGGATTGATAGGCGCTGGTTATGCGTTGCTGATTGGTGAATCGCTTCAGCTTCTCGTCTGTTTGATCGTATTCTGGGGGCCGATGCATAAGCGTTATCATACGAGATCGTTGCCAAAGCCAGATTTGCAGGAGTTAAAGCTTATTACACGTGAGAGCGGGAAGCTTGGCTTACAGGAATTTTCTATGAGCATTTCTATGTACATTTTCACGATATTCGTCTTGAGGCTTGGTGATCTTGCAGCAGCGGCTAACGAGGTGGCTTTGAGCGTTATGTCATTTGGGTTTATGCCGGCATTTGCGTTCGGATCTACTGCAACGATCTTGGTCGGTCAAGAGATTGGTCAAAGAAGACCGAAGCTAGCGAAAGCAGCGGGTACGAACACGGCGATACTCGGAACTATTTTCCTGATTGCTTTAGGAACTGCTGAACTAATATGGGCTGTCCCAATTGCGAAAATGTATAGTGATGACCCGGGAGTATATGAATTGGCCGCTTATCTTATTCAGATTTCAGCTTATTTGCAGCTCTTTGACGGGTTCTACAATTTCTACGCAGGCGGGTTGAGGGGAATAGGGGATACAACTTTCTTGATGAGAGCCTCGTTCGTGTTAAGTATCTTTATGTTCATTCCTTTAACCTATTTGTTCGTTATGGTTTTCGAATGGGGCAGCATAGGGGCTTGGCTTGCGCTGTATTCCTTCTTAGTCGCACTGGGAGTGGCGGTTATGATTCGTTATTACCGAACAGATTTCAACTCCGTAAGATTGACAGAAGCGCACGGGTAAAAAATAAAAAAACAGCTGAGATAAAAAAACAGGCCGTTCTCCACTGGAGAGCGGCCTGTTTTGAAGACTGATAATTAACCGTTTACGATTTCGCCACCATTGACATGCAAAACCTGACCAGCCATATAGGAGGAGTCTTCACTAGCTAAGTATACATAAGCCGGGGCGAGCTCGTCTGGCTGACCTGCACGTTTCATTGGAGTATCCGCTCCAAACTTGGCTACCTTCTGCTCATCAAAAGTCGAAGGGATGAGTGGTGTCCAGATAGGCCCTGGTGCTACGGCGTTTACGCGAATACCTTGTCCAATAAGATTAAGAGCGAGTGAGCGAGTAAAAGCAACCTGCGCTCCTTTCGAAGAGGAATAGTCCAGCAGTGTTGGATTACCGCGATAGGCTGTTATCGAAGTCGTATTAATAATCGTTGAGCCGGCGGACAGATGAGGAATCGCTGCTTGAGATAGATAGAACATGCCGAATACATTGGTTCGAAATGTTCTTTCCAGTTGGTCAGGGGTAATTTGCTCAAGCTTGTCCTGTGGATGCTGTTCAGCTGCATTGTTAACTAGGATGTCTAGGCGCCCTAGTTCATTAACAGTCTGATCAACGGCTCTTGTACAAAATGCATTATCACCGATATCTCCTTTAATGAGCAGGCATCGCCGACCTTCGGCTTCAATTTGCCGTTTAGTTTCTTCTGCGTCGACATCTTCATTTAAATAAACAACGGCTACATTTGCGCCTTCTTTGGCATAGATGATGGAAACTGCACGTCCAATTCCGCTGTCTCCTCCGCTAACGAGTGCGACTTTACCCTGCAATTTACCTGAAGGGCGATATAAAGGAGACTCGGATTCAGGTCGGGGATTCATGCTTTGTTCTATACCGGGCTGTTGGTTCTGGTGCTGCGGAGGAAAAGATGTCGGACGCTGAGGCTCACTGTTAGTGTTGGCGAACTGATTTTTTTGAGCATTCGTCATTTTTAACACACTCCCTTCTATATATAGGTAGGTTAAACCAATCGTCCAATACTTACACATTTTGAATTGAAAAAAGCAATCCGTTTGGCGGACTGCTTTTTCTGGCTTATGATCTATGGGGGAAGTCTGGAATATCTTAAACTGAGGTGTCACTTATCAGTTCACGTGCAGTAAATGATTTCAATATTTTCCCCTGTAACACAAAATTAATTTGTTCTTGACCTTCAATGATTCGCGAATACGCTTTATCCCCTAACAGCAAGGTTTTTGCCCAACTTCTTAATAATCTGTCCCTTTGTATTTCATCTTTAGGAAGAAAGTCCTCCTGCAGTTGAATCCCAAACGTGAATTGATCTGAATTCTCCTCTGTTACACTTTCATAAAAAACTTCTTTACCTTCTTTGTCTGAATATCCCGCAAAATAATTCAATTCGCTTTGTTTTATAAGATTGTATCGGTCTACCTTAAAAAGTTCTTCAAAAAAAGCTAATGAGTAGAAATGAATGGAATAAATATCAGTATGCTGATGAGGGTAACTGCCTTTAAAAGATTCTTTAGTAGAACCGTCTTCAAGCGTCGTGAAGATAATCAATGCATGGTCCTCATAATTCTGATCAATGGAGGTAGAATTTTTAAATAGCGTTTCTTCAATAACTAAGTGCTGTTTGTCGACATACTTGGTTGTATAGGTACTGATAATTCTTGTTCCCGTTTCAGAAGGGAGTTCAATGATTAAGTCCAAATTGGCATTGGATGTAATATTAAAGGAATACCTCTCAATAACTTTCCCGCCTAAACGAATCGATTCACTTCTTAACCAATCGTCCACCTCTGTTAAGGGTTTAGTTACCTCATACTCGTACAGTATATAAGATGCATCGGCATCAGAATGATTAAGCTCCCTCAATGGTAGAGACCAGGACTGTAAGGCGTAATCTTTGAATGTTACATTTTCAACCTTAGTAGGAGTCGATGATGGAACTGGAGTTGTAGCGGGAGTAATTTGGGACGATGGTACATCGGGAGAAGCTGTATTACCCTTGCCAGCACAACCCGTTAAAGCTATCAATACTATTCCTATTAATGCTATTCTATTCATCTCAGTATTCCCCCTAATTTATTTCCATCATTGTCAAATATATATGATTACCCATTATTATACATTGAAAATAGAAAAAATGGCGGCCAATGTGGTCGCCATTGTTGAAAGGATATGAGTTAAACAACTTTCCAATGCCTTTATAGGTGAAACACTGCTAATAATCGGGTAATACTGTTGATAATGAACGATGAAAATTAGCAACGATCCGTTTGATCATGATACAATTAGTAAAAGTTCACACGCAAAATCAGAAGGAGGTCGAACATTGTGTCAAATCCAGATGAGAAGAAAATTCATACCTATCAAGATTGGCTGACATGGGACGGAACGTGGGAGTTAATTAACGGCAAAGCCTATACTATGTCTCCAGCTCCGACCTCATTGCATCAATTTATTGTAGGAGAGCTTCATTTCGCCCTACGGAATTTCTTCCAGAATCGGAGCTGCTATGTGTTCGTTTCTCCATTTGATGTGTTCTTCAGTGAGAGTGAAGATTATCAGTCACTTGATCACGTAACGCAGCCCGATCTCTCAGTCGTTTGCTCGAAGGAACAAATATCCAAGAATGGCTGTTATGGTTCACCGACCATAATCATCGAAGTGCTGTCACCATCCACTGCATTGAAGGACTTTAATGAGAAGTTCAACTTATATCAAAAGCATGGGGTACAGGAATATTGGATTGTCGATCCTGGGAATCGAACGGTTCATGTATATGCTCTGCAGGATGGCAGTTACCAAGTGCGTCATTTATATACGGAGCAGGAAACGGTCCAATCCATCGTCTTTAAAGATTTACAAGTGCCTATGAACACGCTATTCAGTCTATAATAACAAATACAATAAGCCGGCGAGATACACTCTCGACCGGTTATTTTTTGTTCCCCGAGAACAAAGCACCCTTACGAAACGAAGCCCAGCCTTCGTTCATGACTGCGATAAGGTGCACATAGTTTGAAAAGAGTAGCATATGTTCTTTCTCAACTTGTTCATTTTGATGACGCAGCAAAATGTATTGAAAAGGTAGCGGAGATTTATATTACAAGGTTGGGGAACCTGAGAGAGGCTTACATGTGTTATGCGCTCGCAAAAGATTATTACGGTGATGCGGGATGTTGGGCTTTCATTTCAAAAGGAAATGAATACAAAGCGAAGTTTCAATAATGTAAACACAAAAGGACATTCCGAGTAATGGTCGGATTGCCCTTTTGTGTTTTGAATTAGTATCACACACTCTTCCGACTAGTCTTCTTGCC
This portion of the Cohnella abietis genome encodes:
- a CDS encoding MATE family efflux transporter — encoded protein: MKLLKSWYGILILALPSLFAFATQTLTGTINLIMVGDLGFIVIAVVGVSNIIMYNVFAIFSGIGHSVNYLVAQNFGNNDMKKGMQRTYLALFVSFGVALLIALAGWLAADSVLRLTGGSEELLSTGNEYLELRFYAMAFGIISFVFHGFFRGVGDTKTSMIVSIFANVLMIGLTYGLTYGHWGLPQMGLIGAGYALLIGESLQLLVCLIVFWGPMHKRYHTRSLPKPDLQELKLITRESGKLGLQEFSMSISMYIFTIFVLRLGDLAAAANEVALSVMSFGFMPAFAFGSTATILVGQEIGQRRPKLAKAAGTNTAILGTIFLIALGTAELIWAVPIAKMYSDDPGVYELAAYLIQISAYLQLFDGFYNFYAGGLRGIGDTTFLMRASFVLSIFMFIPLTYLFVMVFEWGSIGAWLALYSFLVALGVAVMIRYYRTDFNSVRLTEAHG
- a CDS encoding class I SAM-dependent methyltransferase; translation: MVDANGKQKVHWNADGYDESMSFVSEYGEGIMKMLNPQRGEAIVDFGCGTGDLAAQIAAEGAKVNGIDISPEMIEKARNKYPHLSFHCTDGMRWVPEQTYDAVFSNAALHWMKDEKAAVSSMTAALRSGGRLIAEFGGHRNIEAIISAVKETLINHNREDAFLMPWYFPTIGQYSSLLELFGMEVRSAQLFDRPTRLENGEKGMQVWLEMFGSAMFPQATVAESEDWIAEAVERLKEKQYAQGTWIADYRRIRISAIKL
- a CDS encoding cyclic lactone autoinducer peptide; this encodes MKKKLLVPIAKLLGLFAVVFVSTACLWIMHRPEVPEELR
- a CDS encoding LytTR family transcriptional regulator DNA-binding domain-containing protein, whose amino-acid sequence is MTQQIRLLDRDGNPCTVNIEDLITIKPTSDGPVFYTKDGMYFYPTTLDELLILFKEIGFERLDRTNLVNLNHVKAFDPKARKVYFEQPWSKDSKFATVSEANMNKVEHLAKEENAKYKAFPRPSLFWKK
- a CDS encoding Uma2 family endonuclease gives rise to the protein MSNPDEKKIHTYQDWLTWDGTWELINGKAYTMSPAPTSLHQFIVGELHFALRNFFQNRSCYVFVSPFDVFFSESEDYQSLDHVTQPDLSVVCSKEQISKNGCYGSPTIIIEVLSPSTALKDFNEKFNLYQKHGVQEYWIVDPGNRTVHVYALQDGSYQVRHLYTEQETVQSIVFKDLQVPMNTLFSL
- a CDS encoding accessory gene regulator ArgB-like protein; its protein translation is MINKLSMAIASYLKKVDSENTPSIDVMKYSLYVILHSLFTIICIFIASLLLGEVAATLAGLVYFILLRIFAGGFHLHSSTWCTVLSISLICLAPFIEFSQTWILIINIVAVGILFFYAPRNFKGYARIPEKYYPILKIVAVLIGGSNFYWQDPTLAAILVLQSILLIPKEKGGEGR
- a CDS encoding SDR family oxidoreductase → MTNAQKNQFANTNSEPQRPTSFPPQHQNQQPGIEQSMNPRPESESPLYRPSGKLQGKVALVSGGDSGIGRAVSIIYAKEGANVAVVYLNEDVDAEETKRQIEAEGRRCLLIKGDIGDNAFCTRAVDQTVNELGRLDILVNNAAEQHPQDKLEQITPDQLERTFRTNVFGMFYLSQAAIPHLSAGSTIINTTSITAYRGNPTLLDYSSSKGAQVAFTRSLALNLIGQGIRVNAVAPGPIWTPLIPSTFDEQKVAKFGADTPMKRAGQPDELAPAYVYLASEDSSYMAGQVLHVNGGEIVNG